A section of the Pseudomonas sp. FP453 genome encodes:
- a CDS encoding sugar phosphate isomerase/epimerase, producing MHKYPVSISLSSYGADLVREQGQLSFVELLAAAGAQRIEWREELLTHEQPAELAQAAAQHDLQSVFSSPLELWVAGRAQPSGELAATLDRAQAFGARWLKVSLGYFTDTNDLDSLHALLNRHPVRLLVENDQTLHGGRIEPMQRFFTEVERLGLPVKMTFDIGNWQWQDQSALTAARLLGRHVDYLHCKAVARRADGKLVAQPPGATDLHLWEQLLKHMTQGITRAVEFPLQGADLIAVTAQQVAALAQLGQPRAENAHV from the coding sequence ATGCATAAATACCCCGTCTCCATCAGCCTTTCCAGCTACGGCGCCGACCTGGTCCGCGAGCAAGGCCAATTGAGTTTTGTCGAACTGCTCGCCGCTGCCGGTGCCCAGCGCATCGAATGGCGTGAAGAGCTGCTCACCCACGAACAGCCCGCCGAACTGGCCCAGGCCGCCGCGCAGCATGACTTGCAATCGGTCTTCTCTTCGCCTCTGGAACTGTGGGTCGCCGGCCGCGCCCAGCCCAGCGGCGAACTCGCTGCCACCCTCGACCGCGCCCAGGCGTTCGGCGCGCGCTGGCTGAAAGTCTCCCTCGGCTACTTCACCGACACCAACGACCTCGACAGCCTGCACGCCCTGCTCAACCGCCACCCGGTCCGGTTGCTGGTGGAAAATGACCAGACCCTGCACGGCGGGCGCATCGAGCCGATGCAGCGTTTCTTTACCGAAGTCGAACGCCTGGGCCTGCCGGTGAAGATGACCTTCGACATCGGCAACTGGCAGTGGCAGGACCAATCCGCCCTCACCGCCGCGCGCCTGCTCGGCCGGCATGTGGATTACCTGCACTGCAAGGCGGTGGCTCGCCGCGCCGACGGCAAACTCGTGGCCCAACCGCCCGGCGCCACCGACCTGCACCTGTGGGAACAATTGCTCAAGCACATGACTCAAGGGATTACCCGGGCGGTGGAATTCCCGCTGCAAGGCGCTGACCTGATCGCGGTCACCGCGCAACAGGTCGCTGCCCTCGCCCAACTTGGCCAACCGCGTGCGGAGAACGCCCATGTCTGA
- a CDS encoding LacI family DNA-binding transcriptional regulator, with translation MTSFSAAQRSRVTMLDVAERAGVSKASVSRFIGDDRALLSDAIALRIEQAIEQLGYRPNQMARGLKRGRTRLIGMLVADIRNPYSIAVMHGVETACRQHGYSLVVCNTDRDDEQERQHLAALRSYNIEGLIVNTLGHHLDQLLELQREMPLVLVDRKVETLHSDLVGLDNPAAVRMAVEHLEQQGYRDVLLVSEATDGTSSRLERLDSFKAEIAGRPQLTGAVVELDGELEHHLQTFLVKPGPKALFCANGVAALACTRALKNLGCNLFDDVGLIALDDLDWYPLVGNGITALAQPTEAIGASAFECLLKRLRGDTEPTRTLDFLPELIIRGSTQSVVGAGLPAPTF, from the coding sequence ATGACTTCATTTTCCGCCGCCCAGCGTAGCCGCGTAACCATGCTTGATGTGGCAGAGCGAGCCGGCGTGTCGAAAGCCAGCGTCTCGCGTTTTATCGGCGACGACCGCGCCCTGCTCTCCGACGCCATCGCCCTGCGCATCGAGCAAGCCATCGAACAACTTGGCTACCGCCCCAACCAAATGGCCCGTGGCCTCAAACGTGGGCGCACACGCCTGATCGGCATGCTCGTCGCCGATATCCGCAACCCCTATTCCATTGCCGTGATGCACGGCGTCGAAACCGCCTGCCGCCAGCACGGCTACAGCCTGGTGGTGTGCAACACCGACCGCGATGATGAACAGGAACGCCAGCACCTTGCTGCGCTGCGTTCGTACAACATCGAAGGGCTGATCGTGAACACCCTCGGCCATCACCTCGACCAACTGCTGGAACTGCAACGGGAAATGCCCCTGGTGCTGGTGGACCGCAAGGTCGAGACACTGCACAGCGACCTGGTGGGCTTGGACAACCCGGCGGCGGTGCGCATGGCCGTTGAGCATCTTGAGCAACAGGGTTATCGCGACGTGCTGCTGGTGAGCGAAGCCACCGATGGCACCAGTTCGCGGTTGGAGCGCTTGGACAGCTTCAAGGCTGAGATTGCGGGCCGCCCGCAGCTGACCGGTGCGGTAGTGGAACTGGACGGCGAACTGGAACATCACCTGCAAACCTTCCTCGTCAAACCCGGCCCCAAGGCGCTGTTCTGCGCCAACGGCGTCGCCGCGCTGGCCTGCACCCGCGCGCTCAAGAACCTGGGCTGCAACTTGTTCGACGATGTCGGCCTGATCGCCCTGGATGACCTGGACTGGTACCCGCTGGTAGGGAATGGCATTACCGCCCTCGCCCAACCCACCGAAGCCATCGGCGCCAGCGCATTCGAGTGCCTGCTCAAGCGCCTGCGCGGCGATACCGAACCGACGCGCACCCTGGATTTCCTGCCCGAACTCATCATCCGAGGCTCAACACAATCCGTTGTGGGAGCTGGCTTGCCAGCTCCCACATTTTGA
- a CDS encoding autotransporter outer membrane beta-barrel domain-containing protein produces the protein MDRSTDAPNTLVLNGSHVEGKTGAAILVESSKAGELVDADIQIRNGSTLKGGNGNILEVTGGSSANMNVDRSFLEGDIVAEEGSTAKVQLNNGSWLTGQLKNVAELSVNEASNWVLVGDSNVEALKMGGGAVHFGGADEFYQLDVKSLEGEGTFVMHTDFSTHQTDFLNVEGKAEGNHSLLLAATGSELARGEPIKVVHTEGGDAHFSLLGDTVDIGAFAYGLQKDGTDWLLDPTRRGASTSARSVLALFNSAPTVLYGESSILRTRMGELRFSEHKDNGLWMRSYGNKYEVAANKNGAGYAQTQKGFTIGADAPLSGGDGQWMAGVMAGHSTSDLDLNRGSKADVKSYYLGAYATWLDDESGLYFDGVAKLNRLHNNVDVTMSDGKKAKGNYAQNAVGASVEVGRHIKLDDGFFVEPYSQLSATIIQAQSYDLDNGLHAKGDRSASVVGKVGVTVGKDIQLDSGGVLQPYLRTAVAHEFNHSNQVKINDQTFNNDVFGSRVELAAGVAMSVSKNVKLHADIETSKGKQIDQPWGVNFGVRYDF, from the coding sequence ATGGACCGCAGCACCGATGCGCCCAATACGCTGGTACTCAATGGTTCGCATGTAGAGGGCAAAACCGGTGCTGCCATCCTGGTCGAAAGTTCAAAGGCCGGCGAGCTGGTTGATGCCGATATTCAGATTCGCAACGGTTCGACCCTCAAGGGCGGTAACGGCAATATCCTTGAAGTCACCGGCGGCTCCTCGGCCAACATGAACGTCGACCGGAGTTTCCTGGAGGGCGACATTGTCGCCGAAGAGGGCAGCACCGCCAAAGTACAACTCAACAACGGCTCCTGGCTGACTGGCCAGTTGAAAAACGTCGCCGAGTTGAGCGTTAACGAGGCATCCAACTGGGTATTGGTGGGCGACAGCAATGTCGAAGCCTTGAAGATGGGCGGTGGTGCCGTGCATTTTGGTGGTGCAGACGAGTTCTACCAACTGGACGTGAAGAGCCTGGAAGGCGAAGGCACCTTCGTCATGCACACCGACTTCTCCACGCACCAGACCGACTTCCTCAACGTGGAAGGCAAGGCCGAGGGCAATCACAGCCTGCTGTTGGCTGCCACCGGCTCGGAGCTGGCCCGTGGCGAACCGATCAAGGTGGTTCACACCGAAGGCGGCGACGCGCACTTCTCCCTGCTGGGCGACACCGTGGACATCGGCGCCTTTGCCTACGGCTTGCAGAAGGACGGCACCGACTGGCTGCTCGACCCGACGCGCCGTGGTGCCAGCACCAGCGCCCGTTCGGTACTGGCGTTGTTCAACAGCGCGCCGACCGTGTTGTACGGTGAGTCGTCCATCCTGCGTACTCGCATGGGTGAACTGCGCTTCAGCGAACACAAGGACAACGGCCTGTGGATGCGCAGCTACGGCAACAAGTATGAAGTGGCCGCCAACAAGAACGGCGCCGGTTATGCACAAACCCAGAAGGGCTTCACCATCGGTGCCGATGCGCCGTTGTCCGGCGGTGACGGGCAGTGGATGGCGGGTGTGATGGCCGGTCACAGCACCTCGGACCTGGACCTGAACCGTGGCAGCAAAGCCGACGTCAAGAGCTACTACCTGGGTGCCTACGCCACCTGGTTGGATGATGAAAGCGGTCTGTACTTCGATGGTGTCGCCAAGCTCAACCGCTTGCACAACAACGTCGACGTGACCATGAGCGATGGCAAGAAAGCCAAAGGCAACTATGCGCAGAACGCTGTCGGTGCCTCGGTTGAAGTGGGTCGTCATATCAAGCTGGATGACGGCTTCTTTGTCGAACCGTACTCGCAGCTGTCGGCGACCATCATCCAGGCCCAGAGCTACGACCTGGACAACGGTCTGCACGCCAAGGGTGACCGTTCGGCGTCGGTTGTCGGCAAAGTGGGCGTGACGGTGGGCAAGGACATCCAGCTGGACAGCGGCGGCGTGTTGCAGCCGTACCTGCGCACTGCGGTTGCCCATGAGTTCAACCACAGCAACCAGGTCAAGATCAACGATCAGACCTTCAACAACGACGTGTTTGGTTCGCGTGTCGAATTGGCCGCCGGTGTCGCCATGTCGGTATCGAAGAACGTCAAGCTGCATGCAGACATCGAAACCAGCAAAGGCAAGCAGATCGACCAGCCGTGGGGTGTCAACTTCGGCGTGCGCTACGATTTCTAA
- a CDS encoding DUF1345 domain-containing protein → MPFLVRTHPRLSTAAVLGLAVGILAPADGLISKILIGWNAGVWTYLVLMLWLTIRAKAPDVKRIAEIEDENAGLVLFMVCIAAIASLATITFELVGSKDLPTTARLLHYGFTGLTVIGSWLLIGVIFSVHYARLYYTWGGKEPALRFAEGLTTPNYWDFLYFSFTIGVAVQTSDVGVATRGMRKVVLGQSLIGFLFNTAILGFSINIAAGLFG, encoded by the coding sequence ATGCCCTTTCTCGTCCGCACGCATCCACGCCTTTCCACCGCCGCCGTGCTGGGCCTTGCTGTCGGCATCCTGGCACCCGCCGACGGTCTCATCAGCAAAATCCTCATCGGCTGGAACGCCGGCGTCTGGACCTACCTGGTACTGATGCTGTGGCTGACCATCCGCGCCAAGGCCCCCGACGTCAAACGCATCGCCGAAATCGAAGATGAAAACGCCGGGCTGGTGCTGTTCATGGTGTGCATCGCGGCCATCGCCAGCCTGGCGACGATCACCTTCGAACTGGTCGGCAGCAAGGACCTGCCCACCACCGCGCGCCTGCTGCACTACGGTTTTACCGGGTTGACGGTGATCGGTTCGTGGTTGCTGATCGGAGTGATTTTCAGCGTGCACTACGCGCGCCTTTATTACACCTGGGGCGGCAAGGAACCGGCGCTGCGTTTTGCCGAGGGCCTGACGACGCCCAATTACTGGGACTTCCTGTACTTCTCGTTCACCATCGGCGTGGCGGTGCAGACTTCGGATGTGGGTGTGGCCACGCGGGGCATGCGCAAGGTGGTGTTGGGGCAGTCGTTGATCGGGTTTCTGTTCAATACAGCGATTCTGGGGTTCTCGATCAATATCGCCGCCGGGTTGTTCGGCTGA
- a CDS encoding efflux RND transporter permease subunit, with translation MPQFFIDRPIFAWVVALFILLAGLLAIPQLPVAQYPNVAPPKVEIYAVYPGASAQTLDESVVSLIEQELNGADHLLYFESQSSLGSATITATFQPGTDPEMAQVDVQNRLKAVEPRLPQAVTQQGLQVEKVSAGFLLLVTLTSNDGKLDDVALSDYLARNVMNELKRLDGVGKAQLYGAERAMRIWIDPQKLIGFNLTPADVNAAISAQNAQVSAGSIGDLPGTKTQEITAAILVKGQLSTPAEFADIVLKANPDGSTVRVGDVARVEIGSQEYQFSTRLNGKPSTAVSVQLAPGANALNTATLVRAKMDELSRYFPANVEYKIPYDTSPFVKVSITKVVYTLLEAMALVFAVMFLFLQNVRYTLIPTLVVPIALMGTFATMLLLGFSINVLTMFGMVLAIGILVDDAIVVVENVERIMVTEGLSPKEATRKAMGQITGAIVGITLVLVAVFLPMAFMAGSVGVIYQQFSLSMATSILFSAFLALTLTPALCATLLKPIAKGEHHAKGGFFGWFNRRFEQLTDRYEGWVAYALKRSGRYLLIYLVLLVGLGWMFTRLPSSFLPVEDQGYTITDIQLPPGASKNRTVQVAEQIEAHNAGEPGVGDTTMIMGFSFSGSGQNAALAFTTLKDWSARGSADSAMAIADRANAAFSELKDAIAYAILPPPVDGLGTSSGFEFRLQDRGGVGHAALMAARTELLAAAEKSPILANVRESALAEAPQVQLEVDRKQANALGVSFADVGNVLSSAIGSAYINDFPNQGRMQRVVVQAEGDQRSQVADLMKIHVRNNAGKMVPLSAFVEAKWTQGPAQLTRYNGYPAIAISGEAAPGHSTGEAMDEIQRLVNQLPAGLGQEWTGLSLQERLSGAQAPLLLGLSLLIVFLCLAALYESWSIPTSVLLVVPLGVLGAVLAVSLRGMPNDVFFKVGLITIIGLSAKNAILIIEFAKDLYDQGEDLISATLKAARLRLRPIIMTSLAFILGVVPLAIATGASSASQQAIGTGVIGGMITATLAVVFVPVFFVVVMKLVRKNTR, from the coding sequence ATGCCGCAGTTCTTTATCGACCGCCCGATCTTCGCCTGGGTGGTGGCCCTGTTTATCCTGCTGGCCGGCCTGCTGGCCATCCCGCAGTTGCCGGTGGCGCAGTACCCCAACGTCGCACCGCCGAAAGTCGAAATCTATGCGGTGTACCCTGGCGCGTCGGCGCAGACCCTGGATGAAAGCGTGGTCAGCCTGATCGAGCAGGAGCTCAACGGTGCCGACCACCTGCTGTATTTCGAATCCCAGAGCAGCCTCGGTTCGGCCACCATCACCGCCACCTTCCAGCCGGGCACCGACCCGGAGATGGCCCAGGTGGACGTGCAGAACCGCCTCAAGGCCGTCGAGCCACGCCTGCCGCAGGCGGTGACCCAGCAAGGTTTGCAGGTGGAGAAGGTCTCCGCCGGCTTCCTGTTGCTGGTCACGCTGACGTCCAACGACGGCAAGCTGGATGACGTTGCGCTCAGCGACTACCTGGCGCGCAACGTGATGAACGAGCTCAAGCGCCTGGACGGTGTGGGCAAGGCGCAGCTGTATGGCGCCGAGCGCGCGATGCGCATCTGGATCGACCCGCAGAAGCTGATCGGCTTCAACCTCACGCCCGCCGATGTCAACGCGGCGATCAGTGCGCAGAACGCCCAGGTCTCGGCCGGCAGCATCGGTGATTTGCCGGGCACCAAAACCCAGGAAATCACGGCGGCGATCCTGGTCAAAGGCCAGCTGTCGACGCCGGCGGAATTCGCCGACATCGTGCTCAAGGCCAACCCGGACGGCTCCACCGTGCGCGTCGGCGATGTGGCGCGGGTGGAAATCGGCAGCCAGGAATACCAGTTCTCCACGCGCCTGAATGGCAAGCCGTCCACCGCCGTCAGCGTGCAATTGGCGCCCGGCGCCAACGCGCTGAACACCGCGACCCTGGTGCGGGCGAAGATGGACGAGCTGTCGCGCTACTTCCCGGCGAACGTGGAGTACAAGATTCCGTACGACACGTCGCCCTTCGTCAAGGTCTCGATCACCAAGGTGGTCTACACCTTGCTGGAGGCCATGGCGCTGGTGTTTGCGGTGATGTTCCTGTTCCTGCAGAACGTGCGCTACACGCTGATCCCGACGCTGGTGGTGCCGATTGCGCTGATGGGCACCTTTGCCACCATGCTGTTGCTGGGCTTCTCGATCAACGTGCTGACCATGTTTGGCATGGTGCTGGCCATCGGCATCCTGGTGGACGACGCGATTGTGGTGGTGGAGAACGTCGAGCGCATCATGGTCACCGAGGGCCTGTCGCCCAAGGAAGCCACGCGCAAGGCCATGGGCCAGATCACTGGCGCCATCGTCGGCATCACCCTGGTGCTGGTGGCGGTGTTCCTGCCGATGGCGTTCATGGCCGGCTCGGTGGGGGTGATCTACCAGCAGTTCTCGCTGTCGATGGCCACCTCGATCCTGTTCTCGGCGTTTCTCGCCCTGACCTTGACTCCAGCGCTGTGCGCCACCTTGCTCAAGCCGATTGCCAAGGGCGAACACCACGCCAAGGGCGGTTTCTTCGGCTGGTTCAACCGGCGTTTCGAGCAGCTCACCGACCGTTATGAAGGCTGGGTGGCCTACGCCCTCAAGCGCAGCGGCCGTTACCTGCTGATTTACCTGGTGCTGCTGGTGGGCCTGGGCTGGATGTTCACGCGCCTGCCCTCCTCGTTCCTGCCGGTGGAAGACCAGGGTTACACCATCACCGACATCCAGCTGCCGCCCGGCGCCAGCAAGAACCGCACGGTGCAGGTGGCCGAGCAGATCGAAGCGCACAACGCCGGCGAGCCGGGGGTGGGCGACACCACCATGATCATGGGCTTCAGCTTCTCCGGTTCGGGGCAGAACGCCGCGTTGGCGTTTACCACGCTCAAGGATTGGTCGGCGCGTGGCAGCGCGGATTCGGCGATGGCGATTGCCGACCGCGCCAACGCCGCGTTCAGCGAGCTCAAGGATGCGATTGCCTACGCCATCCTGCCGCCGCCGGTCGACGGCCTGGGCACCTCCAGCGGCTTTGAGTTCCGCTTGCAGGACCGTGGCGGCGTCGGCCATGCCGCACTGATGGCGGCGCGTACCGAGTTGCTCGCGGCGGCGGAAAAGAGCCCGATCCTCGCCAACGTGCGCGAAAGCGCCCTGGCCGAAGCGCCGCAGGTGCAGTTGGAGGTGGACCGCAAACAGGCCAACGCACTGGGGGTGTCCTTCGCGGATGTGGGCAACGTGCTGTCCTCGGCGATTGGTTCGGCCTATATCAACGACTTCCCCAACCAGGGCCGCATGCAGCGGGTGGTGGTGCAGGCCGAAGGCGACCAGCGCAGCCAGGTGGCCGATCTGATGAAGATCCATGTGCGCAACAACGCCGGGAAGATGGTGCCGCTGTCGGCGTTTGTCGAAGCCAAGTGGACCCAGGGCCCGGCGCAGTTGACGCGCTACAACGGCTACCCGGCCATCGCCATCAGCGGCGAAGCGGCACCGGGCCACAGCACCGGCGAGGCGATGGATGAAATCCAGCGCCTGGTCAACCAGTTGCCAGCGGGTTTGGGCCAGGAATGGACCGGGCTGTCGTTGCAGGAACGTTTGTCCGGTGCCCAGGCGCCGCTGCTGTTGGGCCTGTCGTTGCTGATCGTGTTCCTCTGCCTGGCCGCGTTGTATGAAAGCTGGTCGATCCCGACCTCGGTGTTGCTGGTGGTGCCGCTGGGCGTGCTCGGCGCGGTGTTGGCGGTGAGCTTGCGCGGCATGCCCAACGATGTGTTCTTCAAGGTGGGCTTGATCACCATCATTGGCCTGTCGGCGAAGAACGCGATCCTGATCATCGAGTTTGCCAAGGACCTGTATGACCAGGGTGAAGACCTGATCAGCGCCACATTGAAAGCGGCACGCCTGCGCTTGCGGCCGATCATCATGACCTCGCTGGCGTTCATCCTTGGCGTGGTGCCGTTGGCGATTGCCACCGGGGCCAGCTCGGCGAGCCAGCAGGCGATTGGTACGGGGGTGATTGGCGGGATGATCACCGCGACGCTGGCGGTGGTGTTTGTGCCGGTGTTTTTCGTGGTGGTCATGAAACTGGTCAGGAAGAACACCCGATAA
- a CDS encoding efflux RND transporter periplasmic adaptor subunit — translation MSKNLFAPFCLLALTLALSACDQSAAEAPQMPLAKVRIETLEAKPLSISSELSGRIAAPRIAEVRARVAGVVMQRVFKEGHDVKQGDVLFRIDPAPFKADLDSAQANLSKAEANAFQARLQEQRYSQLVADKAISGQDYDNARAALRQTNAEVAANKAAVERAKLNLGYATVTAPISGRIGRALVTEGALVGQNEATPLAIIQQLDPIHADLTQSTRELNDLRRAFRAGSLKQVGQDQAKATLIEDDGSLYPLPGKLLFAEISVDPGTGQIILRSEFPNPDLDLLPGSFVRVRLEQAVDRQGISVPQRAITRDSAGIPMVLLLDAEQTVSQQPVELGAVIDDRWVVSHGLKPGDRIIVEGLQHARPGEKVEVDNSPTSGQLAKE, via the coding sequence ATGTCGAAGAATCTGTTTGCGCCGTTTTGCCTGCTGGCCCTGACCCTTGCCCTGAGCGCGTGTGACCAGTCCGCCGCCGAGGCACCGCAGATGCCCCTGGCCAAAGTGCGTATCGAAACCCTTGAGGCCAAGCCGCTGTCCATCAGCAGCGAGCTGAGCGGGCGGATCGCTGCCCCGCGCATCGCCGAAGTGCGGGCACGGGTGGCGGGCGTGGTGATGCAACGGGTGTTCAAGGAAGGCCATGACGTCAAACAGGGCGACGTGCTGTTTCGCATCGACCCAGCGCCGTTCAAGGCCGACCTCGACAGTGCCCAGGCCAACCTGAGCAAGGCCGAGGCCAACGCGTTCCAGGCGCGCCTGCAAGAGCAGCGCTACAGCCAACTGGTGGCCGACAAGGCCATCAGCGGCCAGGACTACGACAACGCCCGCGCAGCACTGCGCCAGACCAACGCCGAAGTCGCCGCCAACAAGGCCGCCGTGGAGCGCGCCAAATTGAACCTGGGCTACGCCACCGTGACCGCGCCGATTTCCGGGCGTATCGGCCGTGCCCTGGTGACCGAAGGCGCGCTGGTGGGCCAGAACGAGGCGACGCCGCTGGCGATCATCCAGCAACTGGACCCGATCCACGCCGACCTGACCCAGTCCACCCGCGAGCTGAATGACCTGCGCCGCGCCTTTCGCGCCGGCAGCTTGAAGCAGGTCGGCCAGGACCAGGCCAAGGCCACGCTGATCGAGGACGACGGCAGCCTCTACCCGTTGCCGGGCAAGTTGCTGTTCGCCGAGATCAGCGTCGACCCGGGCACCGGGCAGATCATCCTGCGCAGCGAGTTCCCCAACCCGGACCTCGACCTGCTGCCCGGCAGTTTTGTGCGGGTGCGCCTGGAACAGGCCGTCGACAGGCAAGGCATCAGCGTGCCGCAACGCGCCATTACCCGTGACAGCGCGGGTATCCCGATGGTGTTGCTGCTGGACGCCGAGCAGACCGTCAGCCAGCAACCGGTGGAATTGGGCGCGGTGATCGACGACCGCTGGGTGGTCAGCCACGGCCTCAAGCCCGGCGACCGCATCATCGTCGAAGGCCTGCAACACGCCCGCCCCGGGGAAAAAGTCGAGGTGGACAACAGCCCCACCTCCGGCCAGCTCGCAAAGGAATAA
- a CDS encoding response regulator transcription factor, translated as MPNILLVEDDAALSELIASYLERNGYHVSVLSRGDHVRERARLNPPDLVILDLMLPGLDGLQVCRLLRADSAGLPILMLTARDDSHDQVLGLEMGADDYVTKPCEPRVLLARVRTLLRRSSLSEPQVANDQILMGNLCIDLSERTVTWREQVVELSSGEYNLLVVLARHAGEVLSRDQILQRLRGIEFNGTDRSVDVAISKLRRKFDDHAGEARKIKTVWGKGYLFSRSEWEC; from the coding sequence ATGCCCAACATCCTCCTGGTGGAAGACGACGCCGCACTCTCCGAGCTGATTGCCAGCTACCTGGAGCGCAATGGCTACCACGTCAGTGTGCTCAGCCGTGGCGACCATGTGCGTGAACGCGCGCGCCTCAACCCGCCGGACCTGGTGATCCTCGACCTGATGCTGCCCGGCCTCGACGGCCTGCAAGTGTGCCGCCTGCTGCGCGCCGATTCGGCGGGCCTGCCGATCCTGATGCTCACTGCCCGCGACGACAGCCACGACCAGGTGCTCGGCCTGGAAATGGGCGCCGACGACTACGTGACCAAACCCTGCGAGCCTCGCGTGTTGCTGGCGCGGGTGCGCACCTTGCTGCGGCGCAGCAGCCTGTCCGAACCGCAGGTGGCCAACGACCAGATCCTCATGGGCAACCTGTGCATCGACCTGTCGGAACGCACCGTGACCTGGCGCGAGCAGGTGGTGGAGCTGTCCAGCGGTGAATACAACCTGCTGGTGGTGCTGGCCCGGCACGCGGGCGAAGTGCTCAGCCGCGACCAGATCCTGCAACGCCTGCGCGGCATCGAGTTCAACGGCACCGATCGCTCGGTGGACGTGGCCATCTCCAAGCTGCGGCGCAAGTTCGACGACCACGCCGGCGAAGCACGCAAGATCAAGACCGTGTGGGGCAAGGGCTACCTGTTCAGCCGTTCCGAGTGGGAATGCTGA
- a CDS encoding ATP-binding protein, producing the protein MFRVLLRLYLITIVTYSAAIFLIPKLVIQLFEHRYMDYNVEQSRGMQKLIVKQYLRAPVERWSQLTEQLSADFAPLKVQLLLRQDASYTPAEAQRLAEGKPVIRLGEWGWMEDISSPINEQFVVKLTIPPDPLDMNLLYWSMNVLIGAALLACLLVWLRPHWRDLERLKSTAAQLGRGNLTERTRIPPSSNIGSLAAVFDTMADDVEQLLNQQRDLLNAVSHELRTPLTRLDFGLALALSDDLPQASRERLQGLVAHIRELDELVLELLSYSRLQNPAQLPERVEVVLDEFIDSVLGSVDDELENPEIVIDVALDCAVERFNLDPRLTARVLQNLLRNATRYCDKRIQVGVRVGPDGCEIWVDDDGIGIPLDQRERIFEPFYRLDRSRDRATGGFGLGLAISRRAMEAQGGTLVAQASPLGGARFRVWLPSVA; encoded by the coding sequence ATGTTTCGCGTACTCCTGCGGCTGTACCTGATCACCATCGTCACCTACAGCGCGGCGATCTTCCTGATTCCCAAGCTGGTGATCCAACTCTTCGAACACCGCTACATGGACTACAACGTCGAGCAGTCCCGCGGCATGCAGAAGCTCATCGTCAAGCAGTACCTGCGCGCGCCGGTGGAGCGTTGGTCGCAGTTGACCGAACAGCTGAGCGCCGACTTTGCGCCGCTCAAGGTGCAACTGTTGCTGCGCCAGGACGCCAGCTATACCCCCGCCGAGGCGCAACGGCTGGCCGAGGGCAAGCCGGTGATCCGCCTGGGCGAGTGGGGCTGGATGGAAGACATCAGCTCGCCGATCAACGAACAGTTCGTGGTCAAGCTGACCATTCCGCCGGACCCGTTGGACATGAACCTGCTGTACTGGTCGATGAACGTGCTGATCGGCGCCGCGTTGCTGGCGTGCCTGCTGGTGTGGTTGCGCCCCCATTGGCGTGACCTCGAACGCCTGAAAAGCACCGCCGCGCAATTGGGCCGGGGCAACCTGACGGAGCGCACACGCATCCCCCCCAGCTCCAACATCGGCAGCCTGGCGGCGGTGTTCGACACCATGGCCGATGATGTCGAACAGCTGCTCAACCAGCAGCGCGACCTGCTCAACGCCGTGTCCCATGAACTGCGCACGCCGCTCACGCGCCTGGATTTCGGCCTGGCCCTGGCGCTGTCCGACGACTTGCCCCAGGCCAGCCGCGAACGCCTGCAAGGCCTTGTTGCGCATATCCGCGAGCTGGATGAACTGGTGTTGGAACTGCTGTCCTACAGCCGCCTGCAAAACCCGGCGCAACTGCCTGAGCGGGTCGAAGTGGTGCTCGATGAGTTTATCGACAGCGTGCTGGGCAGCGTCGATGACGAGCTGGAAAACCCCGAGATCGTCATCGATGTGGCCCTCGACTGCGCCGTCGAGCGTTTCAACCTTGACCCGCGTCTCACTGCCCGCGTGTTGCAGAACCTGCTGCGCAACGCCACGCGTTACTGCGATAAACGCATTCAGGTGGGCGTCAGGGTCGGCCCCGACGGCTGCGAGATCTGGGTGGATGACGATGGCATCGGCATCCCGCTGGACCAGCGGGAGCGCATCTTCGAACCGTTCTACCGCCTCGACCGCAGTCGCGACCGCGCCACCGGTGGATTCGGCCTGGGGTTGGCGATCAGCCGGCGCGCCATGGAAGCCCAGGGCGGCACCTTGGTCGCCCAAGCCTCGCCCTTGGGCGGCGCGCGGTTTCGCGTGTGGTTGCCCAGCGTGGCCTGA